The following are from one region of the Amycolatopsis sp. QT-25 genome:
- a CDS encoding SAM-dependent methyltransferase yields MDEAARVAASVDKVSVGRVYDYLLGGTHNYAVDQAFAEKQLAVLPEIRDFARANRAFLGRAVRFMVGQGIRQFVDIGSGLPTQGNVHEVADEVAPGECRVVYIDNEPIAQAHAQILLEETADPARHAALDADFFDRRLLWDRVLDTGLIDRSEPIGLLLVALLHFMPDERNPHAALGFHRAMLPPGSFLAVSHIHVAPEDVETQDAGKRVAQEYGRRTNHAAIMRSREQIAEFFGDLELVEPGLVWLPRWRPDIAGADKDAPRSRGLAGVARTP; encoded by the coding sequence ATGGATGAGGCCGCACGGGTGGCCGCGTCGGTGGACAAGGTATCGGTGGGGCGGGTGTACGACTACCTGCTCGGTGGGACGCACAACTACGCCGTCGACCAGGCGTTCGCCGAGAAGCAGCTCGCCGTGCTGCCGGAAATCCGGGATTTCGCCCGCGCGAACCGGGCCTTCCTCGGTCGTGCTGTCCGTTTCATGGTGGGGCAGGGGATCCGGCAGTTCGTGGACATCGGGTCCGGGCTGCCGACGCAGGGCAACGTGCACGAGGTCGCCGATGAGGTGGCACCGGGTGAATGCCGCGTGGTGTACATCGACAACGAGCCGATCGCCCAGGCACACGCGCAGATTCTGCTCGAAGAGACGGCGGACCCGGCCCGGCATGCCGCGTTGGATGCCGATTTCTTCGACCGGCGGCTGCTGTGGGACCGCGTGCTGGACACCGGTCTGATCGATCGGAGCGAGCCCATCGGGCTGCTTCTGGTCGCGCTGTTGCATTTCATGCCCGACGAGCGGAATCCGCACGCCGCGCTCGGTTTTCACCGCGCGATGCTGCCGCCGGGCAGCTTCCTGGCGGTGTCGCACATTCACGTGGCGCCCGAGGACGTCGAGACGCAGGACGCGGGCAAGCGGGTGGCGCAGGAGTACGGGCGCCGGACCAATCACGCCGCGATCATGCGCTCACGAGAGCAGATCGCCGAGTTCTTCGGAGACCTGGAGTTGGTCGAGCCCGGTCTGGTGTGGCTGCCTCGATGGCGCCCCGACATCGCGGGCGCCGACAAGGACGCCCCTCGTTCGCGCGGCTTGGCGGGCGTGGCACGCACGCCTTGA
- a CDS encoding diiron oxygenase produces the protein MTSTDVPRTVEAAGAGRHETARRLLDSSAMLSYDPATEVDWETPLDKDFHGASPEWSTLYGTSYWAEMTSEQQKELTRQEAASVASTGIWFEMILQQMVLRDFYAKDPTDPAFQWALTEIADECRHSIMFARGAEKLGAPPYRPRRIAVELGRVFKATARGEAAYAAILVAEEVLDVMQRDWMRDERVVPFVRTINNIHVVEESRHMKFAREETREQLKGAGFLRRRINALVIAIASYFIVSSMINRDVYRNAGLDARRALREAKANEHHKAMMRSSCAGLMEFLGSCGLLTRQALVFYKRANLI, from the coding sequence ATGACCAGCACCGATGTGCCACGCACCGTGGAAGCGGCCGGTGCCGGCCGCCACGAGACCGCGCGGCGGCTCCTCGATTCCTCCGCGATGCTGTCCTACGACCCCGCCACCGAGGTGGACTGGGAGACGCCGTTGGACAAGGACTTCCACGGTGCCAGCCCGGAGTGGAGCACCCTCTACGGCACGAGTTACTGGGCGGAGATGACCTCGGAGCAGCAGAAGGAGCTCACGCGCCAGGAGGCCGCCTCGGTTGCGAGCACCGGCATCTGGTTCGAGATGATCCTGCAGCAGATGGTGCTGCGTGATTTCTACGCCAAAGACCCGACCGACCCGGCGTTCCAGTGGGCCCTGACCGAGATCGCGGACGAATGCCGGCATTCGATCATGTTCGCCCGCGGGGCGGAGAAGCTCGGCGCACCCCCGTACCGTCCGCGCAGGATCGCCGTCGAGCTCGGCCGCGTCTTCAAGGCGACGGCCCGCGGCGAAGCGGCGTACGCGGCGATCCTGGTCGCCGAAGAAGTCCTCGACGTGATGCAGCGCGACTGGATGCGCGACGAGCGGGTGGTCCCGTTCGTGCGGACCATCAACAACATCCACGTCGTCGAAGAGTCGCGGCACATGAAGTTCGCCCGTGAGGAGACGCGGGAGCAGCTCAAGGGCGCGGGCTTCCTGCGCCGCCGGATCAACGCGCTGGTCATCGCGATCGCGTCGTACTTCATCGTCAGCAGCATGATCAACCGGGACGTCTACCGGAACGCGGGACTCGACGCCCGGCGCGCGCTGCGTGAGGCGAAGGCCAATGAGCACCACAAGGCGATGATGCGCTCCAGCTGTGCCGGGCTGATGGAATTCCTCGGCTCGTGCGGGCTGCTCACTCGGCAGGCCCTGGTGTTCTACAAGCGGGCGAACCTGATCTGA
- a CDS encoding CU044_5270 family protein, producing the protein MDELKLIAERTASVPLAESDALGSARARLMAEIAAAGTENVVPLKNRRRWVWTGVGAAGLAAAITAVVALAPAGLEPPTATADPVAVLRGAAAAALKTPDTPPKPDQFIYTKTKQPDGERESWISADGTHDGLIKMADGKSFPLPGCRNGRAQAYKGEEPLKGVMEPCTPRPGYRVDLPTDADAMFAYLNADNADHSGEKNDYNAMGKDVVALANETYLPPAVRAALFGAAAKVPGLRAVDNAKDGAGRPGVGITWPLKPEDDPKMAKPEMIVFAADTFLYLGGNGTAVTASGVVDAVGQRP; encoded by the coding sequence ATGGATGAGCTGAAGCTGATCGCCGAGCGGACCGCATCGGTGCCCCTCGCGGAATCCGACGCGCTCGGCTCGGCACGCGCGCGATTGATGGCCGAAATCGCCGCCGCCGGGACGGAGAACGTCGTGCCGCTGAAGAACCGGCGGCGCTGGGTCTGGACCGGGGTGGGGGCGGCGGGCCTGGCCGCGGCCATCACCGCCGTCGTGGCGCTCGCCCCCGCAGGACTGGAACCGCCCACGGCCACCGCGGATCCCGTGGCCGTCCTGCGCGGCGCCGCCGCGGCCGCGCTGAAGACACCGGACACACCGCCGAAACCGGACCAGTTCATCTACACGAAGACCAAGCAGCCCGACGGTGAGCGGGAATCGTGGATTTCGGCGGACGGCACCCACGACGGGCTGATCAAAATGGCGGACGGAAAGTCCTTCCCGCTTCCGGGCTGCCGGAACGGGCGGGCGCAGGCGTACAAGGGCGAAGAGCCGCTCAAGGGCGTCATGGAGCCGTGCACGCCACGGCCCGGCTACCGGGTGGATCTCCCCACCGACGCCGACGCGATGTTCGCCTACCTCAACGCCGACAATGCCGACCACAGCGGCGAAAAGAACGACTACAACGCGATGGGCAAGGATGTCGTCGCGCTGGCGAACGAGACCTACCTTCCGCCCGCCGTCCGGGCGGCCCTGTTCGGCGCGGCGGCCAAGGTGCCCGGCCTGCGCGCCGTCGACAACGCCAAGGACGGGGCGGGCAGGCCCGGTGTGGGCATCACCTGGCCGCTCAAGCCGGAGGACGACCCCAAAATGGCGAAACCGGAAATGATCGTCTTCGCCGCTGACACGTTCCTGTACCTGGGCGGGAACGGGACGGCGGTGACCGCGTCCGGTGTGGTGGACGCGGTCGGCCAGCGGCCTTAG
- a CDS encoding RNA polymerase sigma factor gives MSSSGADPGDLEDAELIARSVTRPDWFSAIFDRHAAHIHRYLVRRIGPAAAEDALGEAFLVAFRKREGYDTERRDARPWLYGIATNLVAQRRREEAKELKLREALGPPVHEEGHAERIAEQVTAASMGKLLDSALAELSDGDRDALTLFAGENLSYGEVASALGIPLGTVRSRLNRARRKVRETLGHPEITTSKEIASHG, from the coding sequence ATGAGCTCATCTGGAGCGGATCCGGGCGATCTCGAAGACGCGGAACTGATCGCGAGATCGGTGACCAGGCCGGACTGGTTCTCCGCGATCTTCGACCGGCATGCCGCGCACATCCACCGCTACCTGGTGAGGCGCATCGGGCCCGCCGCCGCCGAGGACGCGCTGGGCGAGGCGTTCCTGGTGGCCTTCCGCAAACGCGAGGGCTACGACACCGAGCGCCGCGACGCCCGGCCGTGGCTTTACGGCATCGCCACCAACCTCGTGGCGCAGCGGCGTCGTGAGGAGGCCAAAGAGCTGAAACTGCGGGAAGCCCTCGGCCCGCCGGTTCACGAGGAAGGACACGCCGAGCGGATCGCGGAGCAGGTGACCGCCGCGTCGATGGGGAAACTGCTGGACTCCGCGCTGGCGGAACTGAGCGACGGCGACCGCGACGCGCTCACGTTGTTCGCCGGAGAAAACCTGAGCTACGGGGAAGTGGCCTCGGCGCTGGGCATTCCGCTCGGCACCGTCCGCTCGCGGCTCAACCGCGCCCGCCGGAAGGTCCGCGAGACGCTGGGGCACCCGGAAATCACGACTTCGAAGGAGATCGCCTCCCATGGATGA
- a CDS encoding serine protease → MPSTMDDGGAGTTTDQRVDPMVKAAADRDAGAERSEVLERRKSMSRVNSVRRHLIRAASVALAGVFCAIALPGSADAVVNGKNSTERYEFMASIPEIVPELNNAEGVCGAVLVHPQWVVTAAHCVDPGNNPARPEGTVRIGSQSRTSGGTVRTIDRMVRHPGYQPGEPNKNDIALVRLDRPVAQKPIRIADRPGKPGTPTRLMGFGTTVDTADIAKAVFPERLQQLDTRRGAVSECSPDYADSTRLCTISRKRGAMACMGDSGGPQVQRGKGGRWELIGVTSGPGDDDVPCANGPGLYTSVPAYADWIHRTIR, encoded by the coding sequence ATGCCGTCCACTATGGACGACGGTGGCGCGGGCACCACCACGGATCAGCGGGTCGACCCGATGGTGAAGGCCGCGGCGGACCGCGATGCTGGAGCCGAACGATCCGAAGTCCTCGAACGAAGGAAAAGTATGTCGAGAGTGAATTCCGTGCGCCGTCACCTGATCCGTGCCGCCAGTGTCGCGTTGGCAGGGGTCTTCTGTGCGATCGCCCTGCCCGGCAGTGCCGACGCCGTGGTGAACGGGAAGAACTCCACCGAGCGCTATGAGTTCATGGCCTCGATCCCGGAGATCGTGCCGGAGCTGAACAACGCCGAAGGGGTGTGCGGGGCCGTGCTGGTCCACCCGCAATGGGTGGTGACCGCGGCGCACTGTGTCGACCCGGGGAACAACCCGGCTCGGCCGGAGGGAACGGTGCGCATCGGCAGCCAGTCCCGGACCTCCGGCGGTACCGTGCGCACGATCGACCGCATGGTGCGCCACCCCGGCTACCAGCCGGGTGAGCCGAACAAGAACGACATCGCGCTGGTTCGCCTGGACCGCCCGGTCGCACAGAAGCCGATCCGCATCGCCGACCGTCCCGGCAAGCCCGGCACGCCGACCCGCCTGATGGGCTTCGGCACCACGGTCGACACCGCCGATATCGCCAAGGCGGTGTTCCCCGAGCGGCTCCAGCAGCTCGACACCCGCCGCGGAGCGGTGTCGGAATGCTCGCCCGATTACGCGGACTCGACCCGGCTCTGCACGATCAGCCGCAAGCGCGGCGCGATGGCCTGCATGGGCGACTCCGGCGGCCCGCAGGTCCAGCGCGGGAAGGGAGGCCGGTGGGAGCTGATCGGCGTCACCTCCGGCCCTGGCGACGACGACGTGCCCTGCGCCAACGGGCCCGGCCTCTACACCAGCGTGCCCGCCTACGCCGACTGGATCCACCGCACCATCCGCTGA
- a CDS encoding PhzF family phenazine biosynthesis protein produces MRVFTDEFLSGDPVAVVHDAGDLTAEQRAAFARWTN; encoded by the coding sequence ATGCGAGTGTTCACCGACGAGTTCCTGTCCGGTGATCCCGTCGCCGTGGTCCACGACGCCGGCGACCTCACCGCCGAACAGAGGGCGGCGTTCGCTCGCTGGACGAACTGA
- a CDS encoding PaaX family transcriptional regulator C-terminal domain-containing protein, with protein sequence MADSATQVPVVHQQKGGTRRPTLSRRREVSHASARSLLMTILGEYVLPRDRPIWTSTLVEALRVLDIEEKSARQALARSSAEGWVVSERVGRRVRWSLTPPGRRLLTEGAERIYAFGNEEKAWDGRWLMLIVSVPEAKRDLRHRLRTRLTWAGFGSPVAGVWVSPDLSRQREAQQIVQELGLDAQAMSFTAAYGDVGDQETMVARSWDLSDLKDRYEDFIDRFTGLRPSGERGVLRAQTELVHEWRSFPFLDPRLPLKLLPDGWSGVRAADLFHRKHVEWRPEAQAQWDELADSSG encoded by the coding sequence ATGGCGGATTCCGCCACCCAGGTCCCCGTCGTCCACCAGCAGAAAGGCGGTACTCGCAGGCCCACGTTGAGCAGGCGGCGAGAAGTCAGTCATGCCAGCGCGCGATCCCTGTTGATGACGATCCTCGGCGAGTACGTCCTGCCCCGTGACCGGCCGATCTGGACGTCGACGCTGGTCGAGGCGCTGCGCGTGCTGGACATCGAGGAAAAGTCCGCACGGCAGGCACTGGCCCGCTCCTCCGCCGAGGGCTGGGTCGTCTCCGAACGCGTCGGACGAAGAGTGCGCTGGTCGCTCACCCCGCCAGGAAGACGCCTGCTGACCGAAGGCGCGGAACGGATCTACGCCTTCGGCAACGAGGAGAAGGCCTGGGACGGCCGCTGGCTGATGTTGATCGTGTCGGTCCCCGAAGCGAAGCGGGACCTCCGGCACCGGCTGCGCACCCGTCTGACGTGGGCAGGCTTCGGCTCGCCGGTGGCGGGCGTCTGGGTCAGCCCGGACCTCAGCCGCCAGCGGGAGGCTCAGCAGATCGTGCAGGAACTCGGCCTCGACGCGCAGGCGATGTCGTTCACCGCCGCCTATGGCGACGTCGGCGACCAGGAGACGATGGTCGCGCGATCCTGGGACCTCAGCGACTTGAAGGACCGTTACGAAGACTTCATCGACCGCTTCACCGGTTTGCGGCCTTCAGGTGAGCGTGGCGTCCTGCGCGCGCAGACCGAGCTCGTCCACGAATGGCGCAGCTTCCCGTTCCTCGATCCGCGTCTTCCGCTGAAACTCCTCCCCGACGGTTGGAGCGGCGTGCGCGCGGCGGACCTCTTCCACCGCAAGCACGTCGAATGGCGACCAGAAGCACAGGCGCAATGGGACGAACTCGCGGACTCTTCCGGCTAG
- a CDS encoding serine hydrolase, with protein MKRLFVMLTAILAVVALTSAAPAGATTRFDRELQVRIARAQAYADSRPGDTGIVLRDRWTGAVYRSQAAGTLIWACSTPKLAMVVDLLLRNDSGAVQLTAEDRDLMHRMLNSSDDAAAHTLWTRYGGEAEFAKRFPSYGMTDMRFTDQHPHHWGWILTTANDLDRLINHVLTKLPRQHRDYIVREMRTVDVNQQWGVWGAGPAARPGNKNGWSDDNDDGSWIMNSVGFVGPHERYTLSLMNNTKVIQNGYETGQETTTKISEILFNGYFKS; from the coding sequence ATGAAGAGACTTTTCGTCATGCTGACCGCGATACTGGCGGTCGTCGCGTTGACATCCGCCGCGCCCGCCGGGGCGACGACCCGCTTCGACCGGGAACTCCAGGTACGCATCGCGCGGGCGCAGGCCTACGCCGACAGCAGGCCCGGCGACACCGGGATCGTCCTCCGGGACCGGTGGACCGGGGCCGTCTACCGGAGCCAGGCCGCCGGGACCCTCATCTGGGCCTGCTCCACCCCGAAGTTGGCGATGGTCGTCGATCTGTTGCTGCGCAATGATTCCGGGGCTGTCCAGCTGACCGCCGAAGACCGGGACCTCATGCACCGGATGCTCAATTCCAGCGACGACGCCGCCGCCCACACGTTGTGGACCCGCTACGGCGGGGAGGCCGAGTTCGCCAAGCGCTTCCCGTCGTACGGGATGACGGACATGCGGTTCACCGACCAGCACCCGCATCATTGGGGCTGGATCCTGACCACCGCGAACGACCTGGACCGGCTGATCAACCACGTCCTGACGAAGCTGCCCCGGCAGCACCGCGACTACATCGTCCGCGAGATGCGCACCGTCGACGTCAACCAGCAGTGGGGTGTCTGGGGCGCCGGTCCCGCCGCCCGCCCTGGCAACAAGAACGGCTGGTCCGACGACAACGACGACGGCTCCTGGATCATGAACTCGGTCGGCTTCGTCGGGCCGCACGAGCGCTACACCCTCTCGCTCATGAACAACACCAAGGTCATCCAGAACGGTTACGAGACCGGACAGGAAACGACCACCAAGATCAGCGAAATCCTGTTCAACGGGTACTTCAAGAGCTGA
- a CDS encoding FAD-dependent oxidoreductase, producing MAFAITQTCCNDATCVSVCPVNCIHPTPDEPDFGTTEMLYVDPASCIDCGACADACPVDAIFPVDLLTDSLRVYAGLNAEYYAGRETAADPAPNFHRWSPPTFDRAIPSDFAPPDIAVVGTGPAGMYAVEDLLLHTNARVTLIDRLPVAGGLIRFGVAPDHPATKRIGETFSRFHEHPRLRMRLGTEVGRHVTIDELAERHDAVVYAVGASSARGLGLDGEDLTGSVAATTVVGWYNGHPDVPANAVDLSAERVVLIGTGNVALDVARILTADPAALAGTTIAPHALERLRTSKVREVVLLARRGPEDAAYTSPELLALAQRAGVPLVVDDADPRTVAAIEAGTGKASLLRELGRETVDWTAPPVADARRIVLRFHSAPTELVGDTQVRGLRVTGPDGPVEIAAGQVVRAVGYRGIPVPGLPFDEARGTIPNTAGRVDGRSGAYVVGWIKRGPSGGIGANRTCAGETVATLLEDITSGRLPVRARRSPIAALAARFRGR from the coding sequence ATGGCCTTCGCGATCACCCAGACCTGTTGCAACGACGCCACTTGCGTGTCGGTCTGCCCGGTCAACTGCATCCACCCGACACCGGACGAGCCCGATTTCGGCACCACGGAGATGCTTTACGTCGATCCGGCCTCGTGCATCGACTGCGGAGCCTGCGCGGACGCCTGTCCGGTGGACGCGATCTTCCCGGTCGATCTGCTGACCGATTCGCTGCGGGTCTACGCGGGGCTCAACGCGGAGTACTACGCCGGCCGCGAGACCGCGGCCGATCCCGCGCCGAACTTCCACCGCTGGAGTCCTCCGACCTTCGACCGGGCCATCCCGAGCGACTTCGCGCCGCCGGACATCGCCGTCGTCGGCACCGGGCCTGCCGGCATGTACGCCGTCGAGGACCTGCTCCTGCACACGAACGCGCGGGTCACCCTCATCGACCGGCTGCCGGTCGCGGGCGGGCTCATCCGCTTCGGGGTGGCTCCGGATCACCCTGCCACGAAACGGATCGGTGAAACCTTCTCCCGGTTCCACGAACACCCTCGGCTGCGGATGCGCCTGGGCACCGAGGTCGGCCGCCACGTCACCATCGACGAGCTGGCCGAGCGCCACGACGCGGTGGTCTACGCCGTCGGCGCCTCGTCCGCACGTGGTCTCGGCCTCGACGGTGAAGACCTGACGGGCAGTGTCGCCGCGACCACCGTCGTCGGCTGGTACAACGGCCACCCGGACGTACCGGCGAACGCGGTGGACCTCTCCGCGGAACGGGTCGTGCTGATCGGCACCGGCAACGTCGCCTTGGACGTGGCCCGGATCCTCACCGCCGATCCCGCCGCGCTCGCCGGCACCACGATCGCCCCGCACGCCCTGGAACGATTGCGTACGAGCAAGGTCCGTGAGGTCGTCCTGCTCGCCCGTCGCGGGCCGGAGGACGCCGCCTACACCTCCCCGGAACTGCTCGCGCTCGCACAGCGGGCCGGCGTGCCGCTCGTCGTCGACGACGCGGACCCGCGCACCGTGGCCGCGATCGAGGCGGGCACCGGCAAGGCGTCGCTGCTGCGCGAACTCGGCCGCGAGACCGTCGACTGGACCGCGCCGCCGGTCGCGGACGCACGCCGGATCGTCCTGCGCTTCCACTCCGCTCCCACCGAGCTCGTCGGCGACACACAGGTGCGCGGTCTTCGGGTCACCGGTCCGGACGGGCCGGTCGAGATCGCCGCGGGGCAGGTCGTCCGCGCGGTCGGCTACCGCGGAATCCCGGTGCCCGGCCTGCCGTTCGACGAGGCCCGTGGCACGATCCCGAACACCGCGGGCCGCGTCGACGGCCGCAGCGGCGCTTATGTGGTCGGCTGGATCAAACGCGGTCCTTCGGGTGGAATCGGCGCGAACCGCACCTGTGCCGGGGAAACCGTCGCGACCCTGCTGGAGGACATCACGTCCGGACGGCTTCCGGTGCGGGCACGACGGTCACCGATCGCCGCACTGGCCGCCCGCTTCCGCGGCCGGTGA
- a CDS encoding glycosyl hydrolase family 18 protein, translated as MTLLAAGLLVAAGTPALAAGRLRAAFTLTGTTGEYTVTNPSSETVADWSITFTVPAGVTATSGSHATVSQSGDQVTLTPAFYIKSLAPSRSTYPYSPSFRLSSAVAPTTCRIDDANCDGSGDTPPSTPANLRLVAKTTTTAALAWNASAPGSLPVAGYDVYQGTTLAASVTGTEARITGLTPNTAYSFTVVAKDRKDTKSPPTPALAVTTNDPGDDTQAPTAPSNLRSTAVTSSSVALAWNASTDNTGVVSYDVYRGTTLATTVTGTTATVSGLSPSTSYSFTVKARDGYDNVSAASAAVSARTGDIVNGYARVGYFVQWGIYGRQFFVKNMVTNGSAAKLTHLLYAFGNIDPVNHTCLSGVTKGTTSNPQDPNQGDGAGDAEADYSRPMSAAQSVDGVGDTGWETLRGNFNQLKKLKAKYPNLKILISLGGWTYSKYFSDVAATAASRQKFVASCIDTYLKGNVKAYGGAGGPGTAAGIFDGIDIDWEWPGSPDGHPGNHWSANDKTNLTALLAEFRTQMDAYGATTGKRYELQAFTPADPAKVKGGWEIPKIFDYLDVANVQGYDFHGSGSDNSWEPNRTGHQGNLYADADDPYNFKFSVESAINAYTEAGANPRKLTLGLAFYGRGWQGVADGGKKGEWQSATGAAPGQFPEEAGTRGYANLLASVPNCAVQHDTAAVATSCYTGNGGQWWTFDDAWSIQQKVAWLKTRGLLGVMAWEMSGDTGSLMTTVDNSLK; from the coding sequence GTGACACTCCTCGCCGCCGGGCTCTTGGTGGCCGCGGGTACTCCGGCACTAGCGGCGGGCCGCCTCCGCGCCGCCTTCACCCTGACCGGAACCACCGGCGAATACACCGTCACCAACCCCAGCAGCGAAACCGTCGCCGACTGGTCCATCACCTTCACCGTCCCCGCCGGCGTCACCGCCACGAGCGGCTCCCACGCCACGGTCTCCCAGTCGGGCGACCAGGTCACCCTCACCCCGGCGTTCTACATCAAATCGCTCGCGCCGAGCCGTTCGACGTATCCCTACAGCCCCTCCTTCCGGCTCAGCTCGGCGGTCGCCCCGACCACGTGCCGGATCGACGACGCGAACTGCGACGGTTCGGGCGACACACCGCCGTCGACCCCGGCCAACCTGCGACTCGTGGCGAAGACGACTACGACCGCCGCGCTGGCCTGGAACGCGTCGGCACCGGGCTCGCTGCCCGTCGCCGGCTACGACGTCTACCAGGGCACCACCCTGGCGGCCTCGGTCACCGGTACCGAAGCGAGGATCACCGGGCTGACACCGAACACGGCCTACAGCTTCACCGTCGTCGCCAAGGACCGCAAGGACACCAAGTCACCGCCCACCCCGGCGCTCGCGGTGACCACCAACGACCCGGGTGACGACACCCAGGCGCCGACAGCGCCGTCGAACCTCCGCTCGACCGCGGTCACGTCGAGCTCCGTCGCACTGGCGTGGAACGCGTCCACGGACAACACCGGGGTCGTCTCCTACGACGTCTACCGCGGCACGACGCTCGCCACCACGGTGACCGGGACGACCGCGACGGTGAGCGGCCTTTCACCGTCCACTTCATACTCCTTCACGGTCAAAGCCCGCGACGGGTACGACAACGTGTCGGCGGCGAGCGCGGCCGTCAGCGCTCGCACCGGCGACATCGTGAACGGGTACGCCCGGGTCGGCTACTTCGTCCAGTGGGGCATCTACGGCCGCCAGTTCTTCGTGAAGAACATGGTGACCAATGGATCGGCCGCCAAACTGACCCATCTGCTCTACGCCTTCGGGAACATCGACCCGGTCAACCACACCTGTCTGTCCGGCGTCACCAAGGGAACGACGTCCAATCCCCAGGACCCGAACCAGGGCGACGGCGCGGGCGACGCGGAAGCCGACTACTCGCGGCCGATGTCCGCGGCGCAGTCCGTCGACGGTGTCGGCGACACCGGCTGGGAAACGCTGCGCGGCAACTTCAACCAGCTCAAGAAACTCAAGGCCAAGTATCCCAACCTGAAGATCCTCATCTCCTTGGGCGGCTGGACCTACTCGAAGTACTTCTCCGATGTCGCGGCCACCGCCGCGTCGCGGCAGAAGTTCGTCGCGTCGTGCATCGACACGTACCTGAAGGGCAACGTCAAGGCGTACGGCGGAGCCGGCGGGCCGGGAACGGCCGCGGGCATCTTCGACGGCATCGACATCGACTGGGAATGGCCGGGCAGCCCCGACGGGCACCCCGGTAACCACTGGAGCGCCAACGACAAGACGAACCTGACCGCCCTCCTCGCCGAGTTCCGCACGCAGATGGACGCCTACGGCGCCACCACCGGCAAGCGGTACGAACTACAGGCGTTCACCCCCGCCGACCCGGCGAAGGTGAAGGGTGGCTGGGAGATCCCGAAGATCTTCGACTACCTCGACGTCGCGAACGTGCAGGGCTACGACTTCCACGGCTCGGGCAGCGACAACTCGTGGGAGCCGAACCGCACCGGTCATCAGGGCAACCTCTACGCCGACGCGGACGATCCGTACAACTTCAAGTTCAGCGTCGAATCGGCGATCAACGCCTACACCGAGGCCGGGGCCAATCCACGGAAACTGACCCTCGGGCTCGCCTTCTACGGGAGAGGCTGGCAAGGGGTCGCCGACGGCGGCAAGAAGGGCGAATGGCAGAGCGCGACAGGAGCCGCGCCAGGCCAGTTCCCCGAGGAAGCAGGTACTCGTGGCTACGCGAATCTCCTGGCCAGTGTCCCCAACTGCGCCGTCCAGCACGACACCGCGGCAGTGGCCACGTCGTGCTACACCGGCAACGGCGGGCAATGGTGGACCTTCGACGACGCCTGGTCCATCCAGCAGAAGGTCGCCTGGCTCAAGACCAGAGGACTGCTCGGAGTCATGGCCTGGGAGATGTCGGGTGACACCGGATCCCTCATGACCACCGTGGACAACTCGCTGAAGTAA
- a CDS encoding enoyl-CoA hydratase/isomerase family protein, with amino-acid sequence MATSIRLDREGDIAVLTIASPPLNLYTAELQQELGEAIGELEATPPRAALIRAEGKIVSGGVDVSLFDAQSSAADAKVLFDEMLAIPDRIAALPFPTVFAAHGLCLTWAFEVAVACDIILASEKAKFGLVERVVGLTPTMGGTQRLAARAGVGRAKEFVMTGATYDAATLERWNVVNRVFPIDGFDEAVRVFTNDLAQGPTRAHAATKKVLEHYEHGGVAEANEHITTIAAGLFDTEDLRGAVKSFLADGPGKATFTGR; translated from the coding sequence TTGGCCACCTCGATCCGCCTCGACCGCGAGGGCGATATCGCCGTCCTCACCATCGCTTCGCCGCCGCTGAACCTCTACACCGCGGAACTCCAGCAGGAACTGGGCGAGGCGATCGGCGAACTGGAGGCCACGCCGCCGCGCGCGGCGCTGATCCGGGCCGAGGGGAAGATCGTCAGCGGTGGCGTCGACGTCTCCCTGTTCGACGCCCAGTCGAGCGCGGCCGATGCGAAGGTGCTCTTCGACGAGATGCTGGCGATCCCCGACCGGATCGCCGCACTCCCGTTCCCCACCGTGTTCGCCGCCCACGGCCTGTGCCTGACCTGGGCCTTCGAGGTGGCTGTCGCCTGCGACATCATCCTCGCCAGCGAGAAGGCCAAATTCGGCCTGGTCGAACGCGTCGTCGGCCTGACCCCGACCATGGGCGGCACGCAGCGGCTCGCCGCCCGCGCCGGTGTCGGCCGCGCCAAGGAGTTCGTGATGACCGGCGCGACCTACGACGCCGCGACCCTCGAACGCTGGAACGTGGTCAACCGGGTCTTCCCGATCGACGGCTTCGACGAGGCCGTCCGCGTTTTCACGAACGACCTCGCGCAGGGGCCGACCAGGGCGCACGCGGCCACCAAAAAGGTTCTCGAGCACTACGAGCACGGCGGCGTCGCCGAGGCGAACGAGCACATCACGACGATCGCCGCCGGGCTCTTCGACACCGAGGACCTGCGCGGCGCGGTGAAGTCGTTCCTCGCCGACGGCCCCGGCAAGGCGACCTTCACCGGCCGCTGA